In Lacrimispora indolis DSM 755, a genomic segment contains:
- a CDS encoding potassium-transporting ATPase subunit F, translated as MGVILTLVSIIGVSLLIYLFYVLFRGDRL; from the coding sequence ATGGGAGTTATTTTAACGCTGGTAAGCATTATCGGTGTTTCACTGTTAATTTATTTATTTTACGTACTGTTTCGAGGTGACCGTTTATGA
- a CDS encoding PadR family transcriptional regulator, which produces MTENEQFQSYITELRRGSLTLAVLGCLHQSHYGYALLQEMQGKHIDIEANTLYPLLRRLESQGLLVSDWDTSESRPRKYYIINEKGKTIYKDLISEWRRMQESFESIIGKEEHNE; this is translated from the coding sequence ATGACGGAAAATGAACAGTTTCAGAGCTATATTACAGAGCTGCGCCGCGGCAGCTTAACACTGGCGGTGTTGGGATGTCTTCATCAATCACATTATGGCTACGCCCTGCTTCAGGAGATGCAGGGAAAGCATATAGACATTGAAGCCAACACGTTGTATCCGCTATTGCGCCGGCTGGAAAGCCAGGGCCTGCTTGTCAGCGACTGGGACACCAGCGAAAGCAGACCCAGAAAGTACTACATTATCAATGAAAAAGGGAAAACGATATATAAGGATTTGATTTCGGAATGGAGAAGAATGCAGGAAAGTTTTGAATCCATTATAGGAAAGGAGGAGCACAATGAGTGA